The genomic interval CAAGCTATACCGTACAGCGTCAGGAGTATCTCCACTCATTTGTGAAAGGCATGCTGCCAATGGGTATCGCGGTAGCCTTGGTTGGTGGTCTATTAATGGCTGAGCCAGACATGGGTGCGTTTGTGGTTGTGGCTTTAATTGCCTTTGGCATACTCTTTTTAGGCGGCATCAACGCCAAATTATTTGGTGGTTTGATTGCAGTTGGTTTATTGAGTGCCGCTACGATGATTGCACTCTCACCATTCCGTCGTGGTCGTATGCTTGCTTTTATGGATCCATGGCAGGTTGATAACGCTGCGAATAAAGGTTATCAACTAACACATTCACTAATGGCATTTGGACGTGGTGAATGGTTTGGAACTGGGCTGGGAGGAAGTGTAGAGAAATTACATTACTTACCTGAAGCGCATACCGATTTCATCATGGCGGTCATCGGTGAAGAGTTAGGATTTGTTGGTGTAGTTGTCATGATCTTTTTGTTCTACTGGATCGTACGTCGCGCCTTCTTAATTGGCCGAACTGCTTTGCAATTGGACCGTAGTTTTGCCGGCCTCGCAGCTCAAGGGGTTGCGATCTGGATTGGTTGGCAGGCCTTCATCAATATGGGCGTGAACCTCGGGCTACTTCCAACAAAAGGATTGACCTTACCTCTGGTGAGTTATGGCGGATCTGGAATTTTGATGAATGCTGTTGCGATGGCAATGCTCTTACGTATTGATTATGAAAACCGTATTCTGATGCGTGGAGGGAAGCTTTGACTAAACCTTCAATCTTGGTAATGGCTGGTGGAACTGGTGGGCATATATTCCCAGGGTTGTCTGTTGCCGAATACTTACGGATTTGTGGGTGGAAGGTCTCTTGGTTAGGGAACCAGTCAGGCATGGAGTATCGCCTGGTGAAGGCGTGTGATTTTCCATTTGAGACGGTTGATTTTGGCGGCTTACGTGGCAAGGGTCTAATGACCAAAATCATGTTACCAATTAATTTGATACGGGCATGCCTCCAAAGTTGGAAGATTATGCGTCGCCTTAAGCCCAATGTTGTATTGGGTACGGGGGGTTACATTACATTCCCCGGTGGCTTAGTTGCAAAGTTGTTAAAGCGCCCCTTAGTGTTGCATGAAGCG from Polynucleobacter necessarius carries:
- the ftsW gene encoding putative lipid II flippase FtsW, which codes for MNLNDKFFPENHLGLNRFWNFSRGGIDNFRTGLRDAVSGVEQTRSRMMEYDQLLVWAILSLMLIGLVMVYSASIALADGPKYANYSSNYFLIRHMISLAIAIGVGIWVFKIPTKVWDRYSPVMFGFTILLLIAVLTPGVGKGVNGAKRWIPLGLMNFQPSELMKFAAVIFAASYTVQRQEYLHSFVKGMLPMGIAVALVGGLLMAEPDMGAFVVVALIAFGILFLGGINAKLFGGLIAVGLLSAATMIALSPFRRGRMLAFMDPWQVDNAANKGYQLTHSLMAFGRGEWFGTGLGGSVEKLHYLPEAHTDFIMAVIGEELGFVGVVVMIFLFYWIVRRAFLIGRTALQLDRSFAGLAAQGVAIWIGWQAFINMGVNLGLLPTKGLTLPLVSYGGSGILMNAVAMAMLLRIDYENRILMRGGKL